The following nucleotide sequence is from Cercospora beticola chromosome 2, complete sequence.
GGACACCCACGACATCGACGTCAATGGACTGCTTACCGAGAAGATGGATACCATCCAAGCGGGATGTTCGGAGAAAGTGGGCATCTTCATCCAAGCGATATCCTATTTCGTGGCTGCCTTTGTCGTCGGCTTCATGTTGGATGCCAGACTAACAggcatcctcctcgcctctGTTGTGCCCGCGGTCACTTTAAGCTTCGCTATCTTATCGCCTGCAGTTTCGAAATGCAGTAAGGCTACCAACGAGAAGAACGAGCGAGCTAACGGGATCGTCGAGGTGCGTTGATACCACGTTGCACCTAAACTTTATGCATGCTGACATGATATAGAGCGCGCTTGGCGCCGTCCGAATCGTTCAAGCTTTTGACATGATCGAAGCTCTTTGCCAGAGACACATCGAATTTGTCGGGGAGGCGACTCATGCAAACCTCAAAAAGGCCGTTCTTGCGGCATTGCAAGCAGCACTGGTCTATTTCATCGCTTTCTCCACGAACGCGCTGGCGTTCTTCCTCGGCAGCCGGTCAGCAGATGGAGGAAATGCGGGAACTGTATATGCCGTCGTACTTCTGATCCTGGATGCCTCCTTTGTGGTCGGCCAGTTTGCACCGTTCCTGGAGATCTTTGCACGTGCTGCGGCAGCCAAGGCAGCAATTCAGAAGCTTCTCGACGAGAGCAATACCAGCGACAACACTGGCACGTATCGCAAGACAGATGTGAAGCCCAGCTTCGAAAGCTGCGACATTGAATTCCGAGGAGTTGAGTTTCAGTATCCCGCAAGACCAACCGTAAAGATATTGAAGGGCTTGAACTTACTCTTTAAAGCGGGCACGTTCACTTCTTTGGTAGGCACCAGCGGTGGCGGAAAGTCTACGATAGTGGCTTTGCTGTTGCGCATCTACGACTACTCTGGACGCATTGACATTGCTGGCAATGACCTCAAAGCCATCGACTCTGGGCACTTGCGTTCCCAAGTTGCGGTCCTGGATCAAGATAACATCTTGTTCTCTGGAACCATCTTCGAGAACGTTTGTTACGGACTTTTGGGTCAAGACGtcaccgaagaggagaaagcaAAGCGTTGCGATCAGGCACTCAGGGACGCAAACGTGGATTTTCTGAAGAAGCTACCTCAAGGCGTCCACACTCGCCTTGGAAACGAGATCCAGCTCTCTGGTGGTCAGCGGCAGAGAGTCTGCTTAGCACGAGCCTTGATCAAACGACCTTCTGTTCTCATTCTGGATGAGCCGACTGCTGCACTCGATGCAAGGTCCGAAGTTGCAGTCGTGGAGGCTGTAAAGAATGTCGCCGCCACTGGAGTGACTGTCATCATGATCGCCCACCGCCTGTCAACAACACTCGACTCGGACACGGTTGCAGTCATCAGTGATGGCCAAGTCGTCGAACAAGGAGCGCCACGCGAGCTCGCTTCGCGTGAAGACTCTGTTTTCCGCGGCCTACTGGATGCTCAGAACACGAACTTCAGCGATGCCGAGGAATCTCCTGTAGAGGAAAGCACATTTGGCTTGCACAGAACCAGGTCATCATATCTGGTTGGGTCTGCAGAGTCAGAGGCTACTGAAGAGACTGATTCGGATGATGCTAAAGCGAAGATGAGTCTTTGGAACATTGCGAAGCGCATTGGAAGACTCGCCAAGAAAGACAGCTTGCTGGCCGTGGTTGGCATTATTGCCAGCATAGTCAGCGGCGGCATTCTCCTGGGACAAGCTGTTGTTTTTGGAAACTTGATCGAATTGCTGAACACTGGCCCGAGCAACCCCAACTACTACGATCGGGCAGATCTATTCtgcctcatcttcttcatacTGGCTTTGGTGGCCTTGACATCGTATTTGGCCAGTGGCAGCATATTCGGTGCAGTGTCGTCCAGGATCACTGCTTCGATGCAGACGCGGCTCTTGAAGCATATCTTACACCTCGACATGCAGTGGTTCTCCGAATCCGGCCATTCTGTGCAGCAACTCATGTCGAAATTCACAAAAGATCCAGGCGACCTTTCTGCTTTGGGTGGTGTGGCACTCGGAGCAATCTTTACCATCTTCACCTCCGTCATTGGTGGCATCATTTTGTCGCACATTGTTGCTTGGAAAATTGCACTGGTCCTCCTCGCTGCCGTGCCTGTGATGCTTATCGCAGGCTGGGCACGACTACGCCTGCTCACCGCTTCCGAGAATGAGCATAGGGAAGCATATACAGATGCCACAGCACTCGCCGCGGAAGCCTGCCGCAACCGTCGTGCCGTGACTGCCTTATGCCTCGAGCAACATCTGATCGACCAATATCGTACTTCCCTCATGACACCCTTCAAGAAGCTGCGGAACTTCGTGTACTATGCCAACACATTGCTCGCATTTTGCTTCTCGGTTACTTACTTTGTCTATGCTTTGGCATACTGGTGGTAAGTACAGTCTCGCCCAACCTCCATTAACCTTTCTAACCATAAGCTTAGGGGAGCGCGCAACGTCAGGAACGGCACATACAGTACGACTGATTTCTTCATCGTACTCCCAGCTCTCCTGTTCTCGGCGCAGTCTGCTGGTCACTTCTTCAGTCTCAGTCCCGAAATTGCACGCGCGAAGACTGCATCTCGAAGCATATTCACACTGCTAGACTGTCAACCAAGTATTATGCGAACAGAAGCTCAGTATGCAGCCCTGAAGTCCCCAACGACACCATCGCTTTCGGACAGCAGTCCCAGCAAGTCGATGGAGCTTGGGCCGAACGAGAAATACGCACAGAAGCTCGAGTTCAAGAACGTGACCTTGATGTATCCCAACACATCCAAACCATCGCTGAGCGACATCAACTTCACCATCAGCCCGGGACAAACCGTTGCATTTGTTGGTCCCTCAGGAGCTGGCAAATCTTCTGCAATGGCTCTGATTGAGCGCTTCTACGATGTCACGGAAGGTGCGCTCCTGTTCGACGGCCAAGATGTGCGAGACATGGACGTTCGCACATTACGCAGCTGCATGGGATTGGTATCTCAAGAACCCGACCTCTTCACAGGATCGATCGCGTACAACGTCAAATTGGGAGCGCCTCCCGGCGTCACCATCACAGATCGGGATGCGGAAGCCGTGTGCAAGAAGTGCGGCCTCCACGACTTCATCACTAGTCTGCCAGATGGCTATAACACAGAGTGTGGATCGAGCAGCTCTTCTCGGCTAAGCGGAGGCCAGAAACAACGACTGGCAATCGCGCGAGCACTGGTGCGCAACCCAGAGGTTCTCCTGCTTGATGAGCCTACATCGGCGCTCGATGCTCACAGCGAAGCACATGTACAAGAATCCCTGAACGAGGCCGCCAAAGGACGCACAACAATCATCGTCGCACATCGATTGGCATCGATCCAGCACGCCGACCAGATATTCGTTTTCGACCAGGGGAAGCTCGTAGCTCAGGGTACGCATGCGGAGCTCGTGCGCCAAGGTGGACTGTATGCTACCATGGCCAAGACACAGGCTCTCGTTTGATGTGCAGCTCTAGTCTGCAGATTTTAGCATGGCTTTGGGGCCACTTTGGTGTCGCACTACTCTTTCGGTTGTAGGCATGGGGTCTGGCGTTTGGCACCAACGAAAAAAGTTTTTATCTGATCCGACATGTCGCCCACTTGGCGAATGGTCTAGAAAACAGTAGCGCACAATGGAGGTTCTCCCGGATCGTCGACCTAGAAAACAGTAGCGCACAATGGAAGTTCTCCCGGTTCATCAGCAAGGCGAGATGCCCGTGGTGCGTGGATGCATTACGATCGCTACTTTGTCCGAAACATCGTACACGTGAGACACTCAGTCGCATTACGCGGTACATAGCTCTGGGTCGTACGATGCAGGGCAACAGCCACATGAGCGCCCGACCTCGGCACTTGGATGGCATCCACAATATTGTGCACCTGCGAGACATTCAGTCGGAATATTCGATAGCCTTGCTAAGGGCGCTTTGACGGCTATTTCCGGTAGAACATACGATTCACCTGGAGCTATGGACTCGGGACTTCACCGAGCAGACTGACTACAGCATGGCTGGGTAAACGACAACAATGTTGTTTCCTACAGGAGCTACACTTGCAATAGCGGGTTTTTGCCATCGTTCATAATTCATGATCATTGTCACTACGGACCAAGACTTGCCAGGA
It contains:
- a CDS encoding uncharacterized protein (SMCOG1288:ABC transporter related protein~antiSMASH:Cluster_11), coding for MGPPQSVGKGAPHEPLDVRRSRTASNASQSRAASQERSISVGTSEPLPETQAAPFENARFPANQSPAVGFSKKIYAQLLGLNPFENSYLSLYDPLEAKSHKAIAIGSAFFAVVAGIPLPIIAYIFGKIINQFPPAEDALYDRLVQLIGVAVGYFVVTTIYTIGFGLTAENVSIKLRQQLLKCLLHLDQAYLDTHDIDVNGLLTEKMDTIQAGCSEKVGIFIQAISYFVAAFVVGFMLDARLTGILLASVVPAVTLSFAILSPAVSKCSKATNEKNERANGIVESALGAVRIVQAFDMIEALCQRHIEFVGEATHANLKKAVLAALQAALVYFIAFSTNALAFFLGSRSADGGNAGTVYAVVLLILDASFVVGQFAPFLEIFARAAAAKAAIQKLLDESNTSDNTGTYRKTDVKPSFESCDIEFRGVEFQYPARPTVKILKGLNLLFKAGTFTSLVGTSGGGKSTIVALLLRIYDYSGRIDIAGNDLKAIDSGHLRSQVAVLDQDNILFSGTIFENVCYGLLGQDVTEEEKAKRCDQALRDANVDFLKKLPQGVHTRLGNEIQLSGGQRQRVCLARALIKRPSVLILDEPTAALDARSEVAVVEAVKNVAATGVTVIMIAHRLSTTLDSDTVAVISDGQVVEQGAPRELASREDSVFRGLLDAQNTNFSDAEESPVEESTFGLHRTRSSYLVGSAESEATEETDSDDAKAKMSLWNIAKRIGRLAKKDSLLAVVGIIASIVSGGILLGQAVVFGNLIELLNTGPSNPNYYDRADLFCLIFFILALVALTSYLASGSIFGAVSSRITASMQTRLLKHILHLDMQWFSESGHSVQQLMSKFTKDPGDLSALGGVALGAIFTIFTSVIGGIILSHIVAWKIALVLLAAVPVMLIAGWARLRLLTASENEHREAYTDATALAAEACRNRRAVTALCLEQHLIDQYRTSLMTPFKKLRNFVYYANTLLAFCFSVTYFVYALAYWWGARNVRNGTYSTTDFFIVLPALLFSAQSAGHFFSLSPEIARAKTASRSIFTLLDCQPSIMRTEAQYAALKSPTTPSLSDSSPSKSMELGPNEKYAQKLEFKNVTLMYPNTSKPSLSDINFTISPGQTVAFVGPSGAGKSSAMALIERFYDVTEGALLFDGQDVRDMDVRTLRSCMGLVSQEPDLFTGSIAYNVKLGAPPGVTITDRDAEAVCKKCGLHDFITSLPDGYNTECGSSSSSRLSGGQKQRLAIARALVRNPEVLLLDEPTSALDAHSEAHVQESLNEAAKGRTTIIVAHRLASIQHADQIFVFDQGKLVAQGTHAELVRQGGLYATMAKTQALV